The DNA segment AGATTCGTATGATGATTTAGTTCTTGTCGGAAACGGTTTAGGTTGATGCGGTTGGGAAATGCTAGGATACTAGGAGGAGGACATGACTGTCCTTAGATTTGTGTGTTAGATTGGAAATGTTTCGCTTGAATTTTGGGCTCAAGGGGTTTGGAAATAAATGGACACATACTGTCATTGCAATGCCGTGTTGGTGATAATCAATTCCGGTTTAGGCGTCTGTCGTAACACAAAGTAAATTTCATTATGATCTATGCAGAAGCTATAGGAAGAATTCATTATGATTCAAGCTGTGTCATGCTTTGACTGTCCGCAGAACTGATTACTGTCTAAATATGGCATGCTATTTCACCGTGTTACTTTGATTGCGATTTATGTCTGATCTTGTAATGCTTACTGCAGTCTTTGGGACTGGCAAGCAGCGGAGCATTGCGAAAGCAATGCTGCAAGTCATGGTACATCGCTCAAAATCCATAAATCATAATGGCACCTTTACACAGATTCGGATTCCACTTACTATTTGATTGTTTCTTTTTACATTAGATGTTTCTAGATTCATGTGGGACTGCCTCAATCAAGATGATGATGACCTACTGGGATTGCTGGGCAATCAAACTCCTCTAAGAGACTGTCGTGGCTTCTTTGATATTGATGGTAGGGAGTTTCTTGTTCTTACCACCATCAGTTGTTATTCCTCTGAAATGTTTGCTTAAATGGAGATGTTACTCGAGTCAGATTTCACCTGCAAGGAGACGTTGGACCTTGAGGAATCTCGGGAATCAAAGCGCCGCCGCATATTGGAGTACCCTTCTGAGTCTAATCAATCAGAAGATGGAAATCGTGAAATAAGTTCTACCTTGGGCACATCTGAGGTACACTAGCACCTAGATATCTTCCAAGTTTGTTCATTGTGCTCTTGTTTACACTTCTTTTCCTGATCCATGTCTTAGGTATCAGAAATTTCATTGCTTTGCACCGATGAACCGCAGAGCTTCAATTGGGATTCACAGaacaattcaaataattttggttTGTCTTTtgcttttcatattatattgttTGACAACTTAAATTGCTATGCCTTTTTTGTTAGCTAACTGAAATATTGGCATCCGATACAATAGATTCTTTGTCAACTGGAGCATTCTACCAATCATCAAATAGTCATTCGAAAAATTGCTCTGATGAAAATCAAATGCATTTCAGGCATGACCAAATGTTAGCTACTCTCTGTTTCCACAGAAACCACAGTATTTGCTTTATCATTATATTTCAATCATGACATGTTAAGCTTGGATTCATTTTTAGGCATTCTAGCCAGGAGAGCGTTACATATACCAATGATCAAAGTGGTATTTCAGGTCAGTGCAAAGTGTACATCTACAGCTTTGTTTTTAAAGTCATTTTCATTTGATTTTCCAAACATGGTTTGTAATCTATACATGAGCATTCCATCTCATCACTGTATGTCCTTAAGTCCCCATGCAAGATATTTGTAGAGAACATTTTGTTTGCTGTTTTCCTTCAATGCAATGCCATGTTTTCAGTCACTGCAAAATTCTATACTGATTGATGGACATACT comes from the Oryza glaberrima chromosome 9, OglaRS2, whole genome shotgun sequence genome and includes:
- the LOC127783656 gene encoding protein XRI1-like isoform X1 codes for the protein MKSSVSPSCLWDWQAAEHCESNAASHDVSRFMWDCLNQDDDDLLGLLGNQTPLRDCRGFFDIDDFTCKETLDLEESRESKRRRILEYPSESNQSEDGNREISSTLGTSEVSEISLLCTDEPQSFNWDSQNNSNNFDSLSTGAFYQSSNSHSKNCSDENQMHFRHDQMHSSQESVTYTNDQSGISGTTENDSVTESLVMQETRKLSTLKVSKGASLVKAKQNLTTTIAYPFTLIKPSWEEGDVITLKDINQRIRAPPKKAPETLGTSAFSGKPVVGKTRIRTDGGRGSITILRTKG
- the LOC127783656 gene encoding protein XRI1-like isoform X2 produces the protein MKSSVSPSCLWDWQAAEHCESNAASHDVSRFMWDCLNQDDDDLLGLLGNQTPLRDCRGFFDIDDFTCKETLDLEESRESKRRRILEYPSESNQSEDGNREISSTLGTSEVSEISLLCTDEPQSFNWDSQNNSNNFDSLSTGAFYQSSNSHSKNCSDENQMHFRHSSQESVTYTNDQSGISGTTENDSVTESLVMQETRKLSTLKVSKGASLVKAKQNLTTTIAYPFTLIKPSWEEGDVITLKDINQRIRAPPKKAPETLGTSAFSGKPVVGKTRIRTDGGRGSITILRTKG